In Gemmatimonadota bacterium, the DNA window TGTTGTTTTGGAAAACTTATTCGCAAGGGGGAAACAAAGCGCGCAGTTGGACAGAGGTTTTGCCAGAGGTGCAAGCGATGTTCGAGATGTCGAAGTTCAGCAAGTACATTATGGGCTTTGTGCTGTTTGGCGTGGTTGTTTTTGGCATTGTCAATACGCTGTTTATGTCGCTTTACGAACGGATGTTTGAATTTGGCGTGTTGCGCGCAATTGGCACGCGTCCGTTTGGCATGGCGCGGCTGATTCTGTTTGAGGCAGGGGCATTGGCTGTTCTGGGTATTATTTTGGGTACGATTTTTGGGTTTTGTGTTACTTTAATTTTTTCAACGATTGGCATTGACTACACGGGGATCGAGATGATGGGCATCACCATGCAGGAGTTGATCTATCCGGAGATGCGTATCCAACCGTTTATTTTTTATTCGATCTGGATCTTTGTTTTTACAATTATCGCAGGGCTGTATCCGGCGCGGTATGCGGCGAAGATGTCTGCGGCGACGGCGATGCGAAGGAGTTTTTGAAGGGGATATCCGCGGTGTCTGTAATTGTGACAGAAGGGGTGACCAGAGTTTATTCGGACGATGGCGTGCCCGTTCACGCCTTGCGCGGGATTGATCTGTCCATTGAACGCGGCGAATTTGCAGCGTTGGTTGGGCCGTCTGGGTCGGGGAAAACGACTTTTCTCAATATTATCTCCGGGCTGGATACACCAACAGATGGAAAGGTATGGCTCAATGGCAAACTTTTGTCGCGTATGAGCGGTAACGCACTTTCGGATTTTCGGCGAGACAATATCGGATTTATTTTTCAAGCGTACAATTTGATTCCGGTGCTGACTGTCGAGGAAAATATCGAGTATATTATGCTCCTGCAAAAGATACCCAAATCTGAGCGGCACGAGCGCGTGCTGGCGATACTGGATGAGGTGGGATTGGGTGGGATGGCGAGTCGCAAGCCGACACAACTTTCGGGTGGACAGCAACAGCGGGTCGCGATTGCACGGGCTATGGTGTCTCAGCCAGCGA includes these proteins:
- a CDS encoding ABC transporter ATP-binding protein; protein product: MSVIVTEGVTRVYSDDGVPVHALRGIDLSIERGEFAALVGPSGSGKTTFLNIISGLDTPTDGKVWLNGKLLSRMSGNALSDFRRDNIGFIFQAYNLIPVLTVEENIEYIMLLQKIPKSERHERVLAILDEVGLGGMASRKPTQLSGGQQQRVAIARAMVSQPAIILADEPTANLDSKIGAELLDMMYRLNTQTGMTFIFSTHDPMVMARARRLIALKDGEIERDEVGAP